A single window of Bufo bufo chromosome 10, aBufBuf1.1, whole genome shotgun sequence DNA harbors:
- the LOC120980977 gene encoding PRKC apoptosis WT1 regulator protein-like: MSRDMKGNSTEQVPFMEEWKARRERMRLRSTSSLAGSKSVEIQVQQEAERQTHTLSSNIGQACDKDAASNKVQSPAALDVEAHDPVSSKTKEKKGSPLKKHRTQIEKRKLREKRRPTGVANMIQTVDPEENEDDANEENKEQETVIQSQEKWISDGPCTNRNSEAHLNDSTSESTDGSLKTRQSWMEELQKAVREKRQDNHKLTIQLNDKEGSMLLLQKEMKTLNQKMKRAEDESKRLKDENQMLLKMMGQLSSQDSRLS, from the exons ATGTCCAGAGATATGAAGGGTAATAGTACAGAGCAAGTGCCGTTTATGGAAGAATGGAAAGCACGGAGAGAAAGAATGAGGCTACGGTCAACTTCTAGTCTTGCTGGCAGTAAGTCTGTAGAGATCCAGGTTCAACAAGAAGCGGAACGCCAAACACATACCTTGTCCTCAAATATTGGACAAGCATGTGATAAAGATGCAGCTTCCAACAAAGTCCAGTCTCCAGCTGCTTTAGATGTTGAAGCCCATGATCCAGTGTCTTCAAAAACCAAGGAGAAAAAAGGCAGTCCACTGAAGAAGCATCGTACTCAGATTGAAAAAAGGAAACTCAGGGAGAAAAGAAGACCTACAGGAGTAGCTAATATGATTCAAACAGTG GATCCTGAGGAAAATGAAGATGATGCAAATGAGGAGAACAAAGAGCAAGAGACTGTAATACAGAGTCAG GAGAAGTGGATATCAGATGGACCTTGCACCAACCG AAATTCGGAGGCCCATTTGAATGATTCTACTTCAGAAAGTACGGATGGAAGCTTGAAAACAAGGCAATCATGGATGGAAGAACTTCAAAAG GCAGTTAGAGAAAAGAGACAAGACAATCACAAACTGACCATTCAACTCAATGACAAGGAGGGGTCTATGCTACTACTCCAAAAGGAGATGAAGACCTTAAATCAG AAAATGAAGAGAGCTGAAGATGAAAGCAAGAGGTTGAAGGATGAGAACCAGATGCTGCTGAAGATGATGGGCCAGTTGAGCAGCCAAGACTCAAGACTATCATAG